The following is a genomic window from Nitrospira sp..
ACTGTTCCGGTATCTCCAGCGGTTTCCAACCTACCTGTTCATTCGGGAAGTATTCGAAGCAATTCGAGCCGTCGGCAAGCAGTTTCACGGAGGAGTCGTTTCGATCGAAACGAGAGGAACAGCCAAGGGAAACGTTCTGATTTCCTATGACAACGAGGGGTTGCTCTGCAAGATACGTGGAAAGCCGATTCCCACAAGCCATCCACAAATTTACAAGACGATGGTGATGGCGCAGGTGTTTGTCGATCTGGGTTATGCCGTCGATGTCATTCACTGTGCGAATCAGAAATTCATGCCGTGGAAGCCCTATGATGTGATGATTGATATCCGAGGTAATTTGCAGCGGCTCCGACCGTATTTGCCTCCCGGTTGCATCAAGATCCTCCACTGCGATACAGCGCATGTGGTCTATCAAAATGCAGCCGAAATGACACGAATCTTGGCGTTGCAGGGTCGAACAGGGGTTTCTGTCCCTCAGAATCGCCTGGAAGGTCTCCATCTGGGCGTCGAACATGCCGACTACCTGACGACGTGCGGCAATGAGTTCACGATGAAGACCTATGCCTATGCGGGCAAGCCGATTTTTCGGCTGCCCATGGTGGTTCAGAAGATGTGGCCTTGGCCGGATGAGAAAAATTTCGAGGCCTCTCGTCGTCGATTTCTCTGGTTTGGCAGCCGAGGAATGGTTCACAAAGGCCTTGATGTCGTGTTGGAAGCGTTTGTCCAACTGCCGGAATACCAACTCACCGTCATAGGACCGGTGCTTGATGAGCCTGAGTTCGTGGAGATCTATCGCAAGGCGCTTTTTCATACTCCGAACATCAAATGCGTGGGATGGCTCGATAAGTTCAGTGATGAGTTCGGCGCGATGCTGCACCAAGCGGTGGCTCATATTTTCCCGTCCTGTTCGGAGGCAGGTGCAGCCTCAGTGTTGGAGACGATGGCCGCGGGGGTGATTCCATTGGTGACGTATGAAGCCTCCATTGATGTGGAAAATTTCGGTGTTTTGCTTGAAGATGCCTCCAGCGTGACGATCATGCGTCATGTGCGCGCGATTGCCTCAATGTCTGAGAGTGAGTTACGGCGCCGAGCCAAAAAGGCGTGGGAATGTGCGCATAGGAACAATACGCCTGAACAATTCGAACGGTCCTATCGGGCCACCGTTGAGATGCTTCTGGCCAAGCATGGGAAATAGTCCTCTACGTTGCGGATGAAAAACCGCATGCGAACCGGTCACGCGAAGAAGTGGTGAGACGACAGTACCTGTAATTGGCGAAAGAGAACCAAACAAAGAGAGTGATGAAATGTCGAGTCATGATCGAAAAAGGGTCGCTGTGGTCGTGCCAACGCACAATCGAAGCGAGTTGACGCATGATGAGCGAATATCATTTCAGCATCTTACCCATTACCTGCACGCGTATGATAAATATCTTGCCGTGCCGCAATCGCTCGACATCAGTTTGCCGGGTTGCACGGTGAAGCGCTTTGGAAATGAATATTTCGGTAGTGCCGTGGCGAACACGCGACTGTTGTTGTCTGAAGATTTTTATCTCTCCTTCGCCGAGTATCAATACATTCTGATCTATCACCTCGATGCGTTGGTATTTTCGGACCAGCTTCGGGTCTGGTGTGAGATGGATCTCGACTATATCGGCCCTCCTTGGATCCACTGTCCGGATAGTCCGTGGGTGAAGGAACCGCGGGTCGGCAACGGAGGCTTGTCGTTGCGAAAAATCGAGAGTTTTCTCAAGGTGTTTCGTTCCGATGTCTATTGGATGGATCCGGACGAGTATTGGCTGAAGCATGGGGCCGGGAAGCCGGCCTATCTTCGAGCGTTAACCCTGCCGAAAAAATTTATGAAGCGTTGGCCGTGCCTCAATAATGCGAGACGGGAAATGGCGCAGTGGCACCTTCGCCCGGACGGAACCAGGAATGAAGACCATTTTTGGTCCGATCGTGCACGACATTATTTCCCCGGATTTAAGGTGGCTTCTCTAGAGGTCGGACTGCGCTTTGCCTTCGAGGTGGCTCCGCGCCTCTGTTACGACATGAACCACGGCCAGCTCCCATTCGGATGTCATGCCTGGCCGCGATACGATCGGTCCTTTTGGGAGCCCTATTTGCTCGCGTCGCAGGCAGCCTGAGGTAAAGGAACGCATTTCTGGACCGAAGGACGGGGCGCAATGGCTCGGAGATGGGTGATCGTCGCGGTGTCGAGTGGGGTGATGCTGGCCTGTACGGTATTGACCCTTGGTTTGGGTGAAATTGCGATTCGTTCCGTTCACCTGCTGAGGGATGGGATTCCGTTTTTTGAAAGCGCTGGTGGGAGGATCGGTCCGATTACATTGGATCAAGAACTTGGTTGGAGGGCCAC
Proteins encoded in this region:
- a CDS encoding Glycosyl transferase, group 1 yields the protein MLRKLFRYLQRFPTYLFIREVFEAIRAVGKQFHGGVVSIETRGTAKGNVLISYDNEGLLCKIRGKPIPTSHPQIYKTMVMAQVFVDLGYAVDVIHCANQKFMPWKPYDVMIDIRGNLQRLRPYLPPGCIKILHCDTAHVVYQNAAEMTRILALQGRTGVSVPQNRLEGLHLGVEHADYLTTCGNEFTMKTYAYAGKPIFRLPMVVQKMWPWPDEKNFEASRRRFLWFGSRGMVHKGLDVVLEAFVQLPEYQLTVIGPVLDEPEFVEIYRKALFHTPNIKCVGWLDKFSDEFGAMLHQAVAHIFPSCSEAGAASVLETMAAGVIPLVTYEASIDVENFGVLLEDASSVTIMRHVRAIASMSESELRRRAKKAWECAHRNNTPEQFERSYRATVEMLLAKHGK